Proteins encoded in a region of the Ursus arctos isolate Adak ecotype North America unplaced genomic scaffold, UrsArc2.0 scaffold_2, whole genome shotgun sequence genome:
- the OCM2 gene encoding putative oncomodulin-2: MSITDVLSADDIAAALQECQDPDTFEPQKFFQTSGLSKMSASQVKDVFRFIDNDQSGYLDEEELKFFLQKFESGARELTESETKSLMAAADNDGDGKIGADEFQEMVHS; the protein is encoded by the exons ATGAGCATCACAGACGTCCTTAGCGCCGACGACATTGCCGCAGCCCTGCAGGAGTGCCAAG ACCCAGATACTTTCGAACCCCAAAAATTCTTCCAGACATCGGGCCTCTCCAAGATGTCGGCCAGTCAGGTGAAGGATGTTTTTCGGTTCATAGACAATGACCAGAGTGGATATCTGGATGAAGAAGAGCTTAA GTTTTTCCTCCAGAAGTTCGAGAGTGGTGCTAGAGAGCTGACAGAGTCAGAGACCAAGTCCTTGATGGCCGCTGCAGATAATGACGGAGATGGGAAAATTGGAGCCGACG AATTCCAGGAAATGGTGCATTCTTAA